In Chitinophagaceae bacterium C216, the genomic stretch GCGGCCTTTGCGGACGAGACGGATGATAATATCTATAGCCGCTACAGTAATCCCACAGTAGATGAATTTGCACATAAAATTGCTTTACTGGAAAAATGCGAAGCTGGTTTTGCCACTGCAAGCGGTATGGCGGCCATATTTAGTTCCTTCATGGCTTTGCTGAAGACGGGTGATCATCTTTTATGCTGCCGATCGATGTTTGGTGGTACCAATACAGTAGTAACCAAATTTTTACCTCGCTTTGGAATTGAATATACCCTGGTAGGCGCTGCCGATATCGACAATTGGGAAGCGCATATTAAGCCTAACACCAAAATGTTGTTTTTGGAAACGCCTACCAACCCTCAATTAGAGATCATAGATCTTAAAAAAGCGGGAGCCATTGCCCAAAAGCATGGACTTATTTTTAATGTAGATAATTGTTTTGCTACTCCATTTTTGCAAACTCCTGCAGATTTCGGTGCTGATCTGGTAATACACTCTGCTACTAAATGGATTGACGGACAAGGACGTGTATTAGGAGGTGCAGTAGCAGGTCGCAAGGAATTGGTACATGACATTTATCTGTTTTGTCGTAATTCGGGGCCGGCACTATCCCCATTTAATGCATGGGTATTATCAAAAAGTCTGGAGACTTTAGGCGTAAGAATTCAGCGGCATTCGGAGAATGCCCTAACCGTCGCCAAGCACTTTGAAAACCACCCAAGGCTGGAATGGCTGAAATATCCATTCCTCCCCTCCCACCCCCAGTACGACATTGCCCAAAAACAAATGCTGGCGGGAGGAGGTATTGTATGTTTTGAAATAAAAGGAGGTTTGGAAAGTGGCCGTCGTTTTATGGACAATCTTCAAATCTTATCTTTGACTCCTAATTTGGGAGATAGTCGCAGTATAGCATCACATCCGGCAAGCACCACACACTCCAAGCTTTCGGAAGAAGAAAGGCAGAAAGTAGGTATCACTCCCGGACTAATACGTATTTCAGTAGGGCTGGAACATGTGGATGATATCATCTATGACATTGAGCAAGCATTGGAGAAAGCATAAATAATGTAATTGCAATTTTCAATAAAGAGGCTGCCCTCAAAGCGGCCTTTTTTATTTCTACCCAATCAAGACATTTGCCTTATCCAAAGCGCATCGGAATAAATAAGGCTAGGGATATACTATGAAAATAAAATGCTCTACTTTAAAAAATTTAAAGCCTACACCTCTGGGTACAACTCATTTCGATAGGGAATGGATGATTGTGCACCCCATCGAGTGACGGATATTGCCGCCGCCTGACAGGCAAAGGCTACTGCAGTCGGTAGGTCTTTTTGTTCTGACAATGCTACTGCTAATGCGCCGTTAAAAACATCTCCTGCAGCTGTAGTATCTACAGCCTTTACCTTCGCTACAGGCATTTCAGTAAAAAGATGATTAGAGTCTAAGATTAAAGCCCCTTGCTCGCCCATTGTAATAACAATATTTTTCACACCCTTCTTTTGTATTATCAAAGCGGCCTCTCTGGCCGTAGTCATATCCTTTACTTCAATACCTGATAAATGTGTAGCTTCTGTTGCATTAGGTGTAATTATATCCACATACTTTAATATTGTACTACTTAATGTTCTCGCAGGAGCAGGATTCAGTATTACTATAATATTTTTTTCTGATGCCTTTTGAACCGCATGTTGTACGGTATCAAGTGGAATCTCTAGTTGCAACAACATTATTCCGATATTCAAATCTTCAAAAATCACATCAGCTATATCCTCCGGTTTCAGATGAGCGTTAGCTCCTGATGCTACAACAATGCTGTTTTCGCCTTTTTCATCCACTGTAATCAATGCGACTCCGGAAGAATGGTGATTATCTGATAGCATGTATGCTGTATAAATACCTTCCTTTTGAAACAATTCCAGAGATTGTTTTCCGAAAATATCATTCCCTATCTTAGATACAAAAACTGCATTTCCACCTAAACGAGCTACCGTAACAGCCTGATTAGCTCCCTTACCTCCGGAATTCATAAAAAAGGTACCTCCTAGTATAGTTTCACCGGGTACAGGGATTCGGGGGGCTTTAATAACCATGTCGATATTGGTAGAACCGATAATAATA encodes the following:
- the metZ gene encoding O-succinylhomoserine sulfhydrylase — encoded protein: MDNTRKLHPSTIAVRTQTERTNQMEHSTPVFLTSSFAFESAEAMRAAFADETDDNIYSRYSNPTVDEFAHKIALLEKCEAGFATASGMAAIFSSFMALLKTGDHLLCCRSMFGGTNTVVTKFLPRFGIEYTLVGAADIDNWEAHIKPNTKMLFLETPTNPQLEIIDLKKAGAIAQKHGLIFNVDNCFATPFLQTPADFGADLVIHSATKWIDGQGRVLGGAVAGRKELVHDIYLFCRNSGPALSPFNAWVLSKSLETLGVRIQRHSENALTVAKHFENHPRLEWLKYPFLPSHPQYDIAQKQMLAGGGIVCFEIKGGLESGRRFMDNLQILSLTPNLGDSRSIASHPASTTHSKLSEEERQKVGITPGLIRISVGLEHVDDIIYDIEQALEKA
- the rbsK gene encoding Ribokinase; its protein translation is MKKQSIIIIGSTNIDMVIKAPRIPVPGETILGGTFFMNSGGKGANQAVTVARLGGNAVFVSKIGNDIFGKQSLELFQKEGIYTAYMLSDNHHSSGVALITVDEKGENSIVVASGANAHLKPEDIADVIFEDLNIGIMLLQLEIPLDTVQHAVQKASEKNIIVILNPAPARTLSSTILKYVDIITPNATEATHLSGIEVKDMTTAREAALIIQKKGVKNIVITMGEQGALILDSNHLFTEMPVAKVKAVDTTAAGDVFNGALAVALSEQKDLPTAVAFACQAAAISVTRWGAQSSIPYRNELYPEV